In a single window of the Biomphalaria glabrata chromosome 5, xgBioGlab47.1, whole genome shotgun sequence genome:
- the LOC106064546 gene encoding uncharacterized protein C8orf74 homolog, translated as MASNDANLKNSRFLTASEVTEIYYLSKKQEILAKDLLAKKLGIATVYDKNDTQKPLFIDYIFDNIKFSAEKGFPWQHISIVVKFAHEFLKRILVENHKLGDALLDLKSLSHLLEPLSDHHQKQYLDFIYDTVLTHYNLYKYVFSTPRELNHPKIHRLVKIPPKPFPLGYAKEKAVYEYDEKIKALDKLEAQTIMQLKENLLSKDTFSSHKTVSQIDGVPLPYSKMSLEELLKDVLSGVMEIKGNEFLFNANEAVEELSFKFEKAIVPRPVVLGSPPRYELKNDPRATTSSKSRKSIMLSNSTNK; from the exons AAACAAGAAATATTGGCTAAAGACTTACTGGCCAAAAAACTTGGTATTGCAACTGTTTATGATAAAAATGATACACAAAAACCACTTTTTATCGACTATATTTTTGACAACATAAAGTTTTCTGCAGAAAAAGGTTTTCCATGGCAACATATTTCAATTGTAGTAAAGTTTGCCCATGAGTTCTTAAAGAGAATTTTAG TTGAAAACCATAAACTTGGTGATGCTCTGTTGGACCTGAAGTCTCTCTCCCATCTATTAGAACCACTCAGTGATCACCATCAGAAGCAGTACTTAGACTTCATATATGACACTGTGCTGACCCACTACAACCTTTACAAATATGTCTTCTCTACTCCGCGTGAATTAAATCATCCAAAG ATCCACAGGCTTGTTAAAATTCCTCCTAAGCCATTTCCTCTTGGCTATGCAAAAGAAAAAGCTGTGTATGAATATGATGAAAAAATCAAAGCACTTGACAAGCTAGAGGCTCAAACTATTATGCAATTAAAAGAGAATCTTTTGag TAAAGACACCTTCAGCTCACATAAGACTGTCAGTCAAATTGATGGTGTTCCACTTCCATACAGCAAAATG TCACTAGAGGAACTTTTGAAAGATGTATTGTCTGGTGTCATGGAAATAAAAGGgaatgaatttctttttaatgcAAATGAGGCTGTTGAAGAGTTGTCTTTCAAATTTGAAAAGGCCATTGTTCCTCGACCTGTTGTTCTTG GCTCTCCTCCACGCTATGAATTAAAGAATGACCCTCGGGCAACAACTTCCAGCAAAAGTAGAAAATCCATAATGCTTAGTAATTCAACTAACAAATAA
- the LOC106064556 gene encoding reticulocalbin-2-like gives MLVVVLILCSCVFLQATPEVPEHGAFKHSESHYKDGIHNPVFDQEALLGSHNVDDLAELPNDVRIKRLRNLAKSHDSNNNDIIELDELKEWILQSFRMLDREEAMEKLQEEDENGDKKVTFAEILGKRHGYGEEDLPLLENYERGDEDVDVLELINDDKKRFLAADLDKDGALSQEEYVAYFQPYDFPHMFQVEMERSMHDIDKDADGFISMEEFIGENVDDETRISEMTNFEELDKDKDGKLTPDELRPWALPDNEDVAKEEAEHLLNMCDLDRDGKLSIEEIVNKEEEFIGSSATDYGRTLHFVRDEL, from the exons ATGTTGGTCGTTGTTCTCATCCTGTGCAGTTGTGTTTTTCTACAAGCAACTCCTGAAGTGCCTGAACATGGTGCTTTCAAACACTCAGAATCTCATTATAAAGATGGAATACATAATCCTGTTTTTGATCAAGAAGCTCTACTAG GATCTCATAATGTGGACGATTTAGCTGAACTACCAAATGATGTACGCATAAAAAGGCTGCGTAATTTGGCAAAGTCGCATGACAGCAACAACAATGACATTATCGAGCTGGATGAGCTAAAAGAATGGATACTTCAATCATTCAG aaTGCTAGACAGAGAGGAAGCCATGGAGAAATTACAAGAGGAAGATGAAAATGGTGATAAAAAGGTGACCTTTGCGGAAATACTTGGGAAACGACATGGTTACGGAGAGGAGGACCTTCCACTTTTGGAAAATTACGAGAGAGGTGACGAGGATGTTGATGTCTTGGAG CTGATTAACGATGACAAAAAGAGGTTCCTTGCTGCTGACCTAGACAAAGATGGAGCCCTGAGTCAGGAGGAATATGTAGCTTATTTTCAGCCCTATGATTTCCCTCACATGTTTCAAGTGGAGATGGAGAGATCCATGCATGACATTGATAAAGATGCTGATGGTTTTATATCCATGGAAGAGTTTATTGGGG aaaatgtaGATGATGAAACACGAATCTCAGAGATGACAAACTTTGAAGAACTTGACAAGGATAAAGATGGAAAACTTACTCCAGATGAACTGCGGCCATGGGCCTTGCCCGACAATGAAGATGTAGCTAAAGAAGAGGCAGAACATTTGCTCAACATGTGTGACCTCGACAGGGATGGTAAGCTCTCCATTGAAGAAATTGTCAACAAGGAGGAGGAGTTTATCGGAAGTTCAGCAACAGATTATGGCCGAACATTACATTTTGTAAGAGATGAGCTGTAA